From one Culex quinquefasciatus strain JHB chromosome 3, VPISU_Cqui_1.0_pri_paternal, whole genome shotgun sequence genomic stretch:
- the LOC6048867 gene encoding EF-hand domain-containing protein 1, protein MEGLPKLPGFDFANRLRQKHHVPQSFKYTKGYPVPEKPICGIGGELLNEDSIYFCTDQTDEVLYDPILTYGRVRHLPVKPFRPHFVLYDQKTLKFSAFFRQGVPESPRETFRIRYVNILYFLEDNSMTVLEPTVENCGYPQGRLVRRGKIAKNCLGELYSWKDLNIGIDLEINGYVFHITNCDPFTKEFLLSNGIELNEMEFAPPDPAMNERSISARQSFKHHKMYPVAEDKLRKYLEYQGKVLHFDCLLDEEDQPGGEKMTYKMFYFLEDDTVSIKELKENQEGRDYFPMMLRKQRLPKNWKDLPVTYPSISMELSSAETSQYYSPRDLLVGGTIFVFGRKFLLLDCDQFTRRYYERVLKIIQPDAVRVKSPEPRTPKPTLPIYLGLGTPEDSIASHHSLVPRSPRKDVVTYLVNMNKHLRYGCVLDNAHPEDTIRKFVLSLSLADGTITIMESTIRNSGIRGGRFLSPTKVWKPDCDPNAPEYYTAKDFYIGAIIIVHAHRFRIVSSDLYVYRYMQAHPEMFSTTAIETVQAYLLAEGHLKEDLRQAIAEDCKRHPPEDVVDYATEPRGIGEVDKRLENFTLEDAKKDEQIMAAVAAARHDCPSPVIPDEEIKKGYHSNEHGELALQGQIEGDEVVRVGKSVRFDDQC, encoded by the exons atGGAAGGCCTCCCGAAGCTGCCCGGGTTCGACTTTGCGAACCGGCTCCGCCAGAAACACCACGTGCCGCAGTCGTTCAAGTACACCAAGGGCTACCCGGTGCCGGAGAAGCCGATCTGCGGCATCGGGGGCGAGCTGCTCAACGAGGACTCGATCTACTTTTGCACCGACCAAACGGACGAGGTGCTGTACGATCCGATTCTGACGTACGGACGCGTGCGGCACCTGCCGGTCAAGCCGTTCCGGCCGCACTTTGTGCTGTACGACCAGAAGACGCTCAAGTTTAGTGCGTTTTTTAGGCAGGGCGTTCCGGAGTCTCCGCGGGAGACTTTTCGGATTCGGTACGTGAacattttgtactttttggagGATAATAGCATGACGGTGCTGGAACCGACGGTGGAGAATTGTGGGTACCCGCAGGGTCGGTTGGTGCGGCGGGGGAAGATTGCGAAGAACTGTTTGGGGGAGTTGTACAGCTGGAAGGATTTGAACATTGGGATTGATTTGGAGATTAACGGGTACGTGTTCCACATTACGAATTGTGACCCGTTTACGAAGGAGTTTCTGCTGAGCAATGGGATTGAGTTGAACGAGATGGAGTTTGCGCCACCGGATCCGGCCATGAATGAGCGGTCGATTAGTGCGCGGCAGAGCTTCAAACACCACAAGATGTATCCGGTGGCGGAGGATAAGCTGCGGAAGTATCTGGAGTATCAGGGGAAAGTGTTGCA CTTCGACTGCCTCCTGGATGAGGAGGATCAACCGGGCGGGGAGAAGATGACCTACAAGATGTTCTACTTCCTGGAAGACGATACAGTGTCGATCAAGGAGTTGAAGGAGAACCAGGAAGGACGCGACTACTTTCCAATGATGCTGCGCAAGCAGAGATTGCCCAAAAACTGGAAAGATTTGCCGG TGACGTACCCGTCCATCAGCATGGAACTGTCCAGCGCCGAAACGTCCCAGTACTACTCGCCCCGTGACCTGCTCGTGGGCGGAACCATTTTCGTGTTCGGACGCAAGTTTCTTCTCCTAGACTGCGATCAATTTACGCGCCGCTACTACGAACGCGTGCTCAAGATCATCCAACCGGACGCGGTCCGCGTCAAATCCCCAGAACCACGCACCCCAAAGCCAACGCTGCCAATCTACCTGGGCCTAGGAACGCCGGAAGACTCAATCGCGTCCCACCACAGCCTGGTTCCGCGCAGTCCGCGCAAGGACGTGGTCACCTACCTGGTCAACATGAACAAGCACCTGCGGTACGGTTGCGTCCTGGACAACGCACACCCGGAGGACACAATCCGAAAGTTTGTGCTCAGTTTATCGCTGGCCGATGGCACAATCACCATCATGGAGTCAACGATTCGAAACTCCGGCATCCGCGGCGGACGTTTCCTCTCCCCGACCAAGGTGTGGAAACCGGACTGCGACCCAAACGCCCCAGAATACTACACGGCCAAGGACTTTTACATCGGGGCCATCATCATCGTGCACGCGCACCGCTTCCGCATCGTAAGCTCGGATTTGTACGTGTACCGCTACATGCAAGCCCATCCGGAGATGTTTTCTACCACCGCGATTGAAACCGTCCAAGCGTACCTCCTCGCCGAGGGCCACCTGAAGGAAGACCTTCGCCAAGCCATCGCCGAGGACTGCAAACGCCACCCCCCGGAAGACGTCGTCGACTACGCGACCGAACCGCGCGGAATCGGCGAAGTGGACAAACGACTGGAGAATTTCACCCTGGAAGATGCGAAGAAAGACGAGCAAATCATGGCAGCGGTCGCCGCTGCGCGGCACGACTGCCCCTCGCCGGTCATTCCGGACGAGGAGATCAAGAAGGGCTACCACTCGAACGAGCACGGCGAACTGGCCCTGCAGGGACAAATCGAGGGCGACGAGGTGGTTCGGGTAGGCAAGTCGGTGCGCTTCGATGACCAGTGCTAA